Proteins co-encoded in one Arachis stenosperma cultivar V10309 chromosome 7, arast.V10309.gnm1.PFL2, whole genome shotgun sequence genomic window:
- the LOC130939787 gene encoding uncharacterized protein LOC130939787 — MSKFVLGAGVTIRESRARLDGACAILVASRGIKPRTVWRHRGKASELGLKIVVLGYDLKVYNATHEAMVTRLGCPQVSFRVKQRDFVHYLICLPMTGLDLILRLDWLSKNRVLLNYFEKSLHFMPGGSEGPVVVNGCYLNYVVVNYLGQECQGVMLLAASVSGEEQSLEQIPVVCEFSEVFPDDIKEFPPA; from the exons ATGAGCAAGTTTGTGCTCGGTGCGGGAGTTACCATTCGGGAGTCCCGTGCAAGGCTGGATGGGGCTTGTGCTATTCTTGTGGCAAGCCGAGGCATAAAGCCTCGAACTGTCTGGAGACATAGAGGCAAG GCTagtgagttaggattgaagattgtgGTTTTAGGTTATGACCTGAAGGTGTATAATGCcacccatgaagccatggtaactaggctaggatgtccGCAGGTTTCGTTTAGggtcaagcagcgtgattttgtacACTATTTGATTTGTTTGCCGATGActggtcttgatcttatcttgcgGTTGGACTGGTTGTCTAAGAATCGTGTCTTGTTAAACTATTTTGAGAAATCGTTGCATTTCATGCCAGGAGGGTCAGAAGGGCCGGTTGTGGTAAATGGCTGTTACCTAAACTACGTGGTAGTAAATTATTTGGGACAGGAATGTCAAGGCGTTATGCTGTTAGCTGCGAGTGTGTCGGGTGAGGAACAAAGTTTAGAGCAAATTCCCGTTGTTTGTGAATTTTCTGAGGTGTTTCCAGATGACATCAAGGAATTCCCTCCTGCCTGA
- the LOC130939788 gene encoding uncharacterized protein LOC130939788, with the protein MAPRGCGRGHGRGRTSTQGPEPNPNDSVNFIAALKNMAAAMQATGEALGHQINNNGNGGNGAQDLMTLATFLKVNPPKFKGATNLTEADTWFQAMERALQAQLVLKNQCVEFVTYLLTREASHWWQGTRRLLQLGDDPITWDSFQVQFYKKYYPNFARMAKEIELLQLKQGAPGDFEEWRCIKYEGGLRSNIFSLPGPMEIRTFSELVIRAGLLKSV; encoded by the exons ATGGCACCTCGTGGATGCGGTCGAGGCCATGGGAGAGGTCGTACTAGTACTCAAGGGCCAGAACCCAACCCGAATGATTCGGTAAACTTTATAGCGGCGTTGAaaaacatggctgctgctatgcaagccactgggGAGGCTCTTGGACACCAGATAAATAACAATGGCAATGGTGGGAATGGAGCTCAGGATCTGATGACACTAGCTACCTTtttaaaggttaatccaccaAAGTTCAAGGGGGCAACTAATCTGACTGAAGCCGATACCTGGTTTCAAGCTatggagcgagcactgcaagcgcaGTTGGTACTTAAGAATCAGTGTGTTGAGTTTGTTACCTATCTGCTCACTAGGGAAGCTTCGCATTGGTGGCAGGGAACCCGACGTCTCCTACAACTAGGTGATGACCCTATCACCTGGGATTCCTTTCAGGTGcaattctataagaagtactatCCAAATTTCGCCCGAATGGCAAAGGAGATTGAGTTACtgcagctgaagcagg GAGCTCCGGGAGACTTCGAGGAGTGGAGGTGCATCAAGTATGAAGGAGGGCTCCGAAGCAACATCTTCAGTTTACCAGGGCCTATGGAAATCAGGACCTTCTCTGAGTTGGTGATAAGAGCAGGATTGCTtaagagtgtgtga